One window of Pelmatolapia mariae isolate MD_Pm_ZW linkage group LG18, Pm_UMD_F_2, whole genome shotgun sequence genomic DNA carries:
- the LOC134616907 gene encoding uncharacterized protein LOC134616907 has product MILLPHLDSFTSADTFNSRQVFVAVCLTVGGNVYPIFGSGTKLSVTDEQVVKPVVSVYPAASRAHLEGNSSLLCVASAMFPPLVQFSWKRQKKNGGEPEELPPAEGEQLELRESGRSASILLINQQDTNTYKYSCSVKHEGGTVEAQTQQVIELHVEMLSKRAEEQRTDISHCSSKHLTPFLFPPTDDVLSMHKVRLLCLLYTVLIVKSLVYCCGLSLLMIRRNKGASTNCTHAD; this is encoded by the exons ATGATCctgcttcctcatttggactcatTCACCTCAGCTGACACATTCAACAGCAGACAGGTTTTTGTAGCAGTCTGTctcactgtgggaggaaacgTCTACCCCATCTTTGGCTCTGGAACTAAACTGTCTGTAACAG ATGAGCAGGTAGTGAAGCCCGTGGTGAGCGTGTACCCAGCAGCATCCAGAGCCCACCTGGAGGGGAACAGCTCCCTGCTGTGTGTGGCCTCAGCCATGTTTCCTCCTCTGGTCCAGTTCTCCTggaaaagacagaagaagaacgGCGGAGAACCGGAGGAGCTGCCCCCTGCTGAGGGAGAGCAGCTGGAGCTCAGAGAGTCGGGACGCAGCGCCTCCATCTTACTGATCAATCAGCAGGACACCaacacatataaatacagctGCTCCGTGAAGCATGAGGGGGGCACAGTGGAGGCCCAAACACAACAAG TGATTGAGCTTCATGTGGAGATGCTGTCAAagagagcagaggagcagaGGACTGACATTTCTCACTGCAGCTCCAAACATTTgactccttttctttttccacccACAGATGATGTTCTTTCTATGCACAAGGTAAGGCTGCTCTGCCTGCTGTACACAGTGCTGATAGTGAAGAGTCTGGTGTACTGCTGTGGACTCTCTCTGCTGATGATCCGCAGAAACAAGGGAGCGTCCACCAACTGCACACATGCTGACTGA